The proteins below are encoded in one region of Saccopteryx leptura isolate mSacLep1 chromosome 1, mSacLep1_pri_phased_curated, whole genome shotgun sequence:
- the LHFPL5 gene encoding LHFPL tetraspan subfamily member 5 protein, producing MVKLLPAQEAAKIYHTNYVRNARAVGVMWGTLTICFSVLVMALFIQPYWIGDSVNTPQAGYFGLFSYCVGNVLSSELICKGGPLDFSSIPSRAFKTAMFFVALGMFLIIGSIICFSLFFVCNTATVYKICAWMQLAAATGLAIGCLVYPDGWDSSEVRAMCGEQTGKYTLGHCTIRWAFMLAVLSIGDAVILSFLAFVLGYRQDKLLPDDYKADGQEEV from the exons ATGGTGAAGCTGCTGCCCGCCCAGGAGGCAGCCAAGATCTACCACACCAACTACGTGCGGAACGCCAGGGCGGTGGGCGTGATGTGGGGCACgctcaccatctgcttctccgtgcTGGTCATGGCCCTCTTCATCCAGCCCTACTGGATCGGGGACAGCGTCAACACGCCCCAGGCCGGCTACTTCGGCCTCTTCTCCTACTGCGTGGGCAACGTGCTGTCCTCCGAGCTCATCTGCAAGGGCGGCCCTCTGGACTTCTCGTCCATCCCCTCCAGGGCCTTCAAGACGGCCATGTTCTTCGTGGCCTTGGGCATGTTCCTCATCATCGGCTCCATCATCTGCTTCAGCCTGTTCTTCGTCTGCAACACGGCCACGGTCTACAAGATCTGCGCCTGGATGCAGCTGGCCGCGG CCACAGGCCTGGCGATTGGCTGCCTGGTCTACCCAGACGGTTGGGACTCAAGTGAGGTGCGGGCCATGTGCGGGGAGCAGACGGGCAAGTACACGCTGGGCCACTGCACCATCCGCTGGGCCTTCATGCTGGCCGTCCTCAGCATTGGAGACGCTGTCATTCTCTCCTTCCTGGCCTTTGTGCTGGGCTACCGGCAGGACAAGCTGCTCCCCGACGACTACAAGGCTGACGGACAAG
- the CLPS gene encoding colipase, which translates to MEKILVLLLVTLAVTYAVPDPRGIVVNLEEGELCMNSAQCKSKCCHRTSGLSLARCAPKASENSECSAKTLYGVYYKCPCERGLKCEADKSIVGSIVNTNFGFCRDPSRTAE; encoded by the exons ATGGAGAAGATCCTCGTCCTTCTGCTCGTCACCCTCGCAGTGACCTATGCGGTCCCTGACCCCCGGGGAATTGTTGTCAACCTG GAAGAGGGCGAGCTCTGCATGAACAGCGCCCAGTGCAAGAGCAAATGCTGCCACCGGACAAGCGGGCTGAGCCTGGCCCGCTGCGCGCCCAAGGCCAGCGAGAACAGCGAGTGCTCTGCCAAG ACGCTCTACGGGGTTTACTACAAGTGTCCCTGTGAGCGGGGCCTGAAATGCGAGGCCGACAAGTCCATCGTGGGCTCCATCGTCAACACCAACTTCGGCTTCTGCCGGGACCCTTCGCGCACCGCGGAGTGA
- the CLPSL1 gene encoding colipase-like protein 1: protein MARPADWEHSESPWQRLQGVCGEERAAGNLVDNLELCFQSKKCKSGCCRRVPPDCESHCAAKGSEGSLCHTQMFTGLYNECPCQSNLTCVFPKNQKSFKIIYGHCKKIDKKKPATKSVF, encoded by the exons ATGGCCCGGCCGGCGGATTGGGAGCACTCTGAGTCCCCGTGGCAGCGGCTGCAGGGCGTGTGTGGGGAGGAGCGGGCAGCTGGCAACCTAGTG GACAACCTGGAGCTCTGCTTCCAGAGCAAGAAGTGCAAGAGCGGGTGCTGCCGCCGGGTGCCCCCAGACTGCGAGTCGCACTGTGCGGCAAAGGGGTCTGAGGGCAGCTTGTGTCACACACAG ATGTTCACCGGGCTGTATAACGAGTGTCCCTGCCAGTCCAACCTGACTTGTGTCTTTCCGAAGAATCAGAAATCGTTTAAAATTATCTACGGCCATTGTAAGAAGATTGATAAAAAGAAGCCAGCTACGAAAAGTGTTTTCTGA